From the Panicum virgatum strain AP13 unplaced genomic scaffold, P.virgatum_v5 scaffold_2976, whole genome shotgun sequence genome, one window contains:
- the LOC120694083 gene encoding disease resistance protein RGA5-like: MGALPSLIPKLANLAAGEYGLQKEVKGGIIFLQAELESMQGALEKISKAPADKLDDQDKIWARKVREMSYDIEDTIDTYMVKCSGGRKLAEQHGFKEAIDRTLKWFRQPIIRLKIAKEIREIKSHVEEVAMRRDRYKVNTDVAKPVTVDPRLLFAQYEVKELVGIDEAREEVIKILMEGNNEVSKQHGKIVSIVGFGGLGKTTLADVVYKKIRARFDCSAFVSVPQTPELKKLYKRWLYDLGKSINEETLDERRLIEILREFLQDKRYKSTPSINFDIRSFKVFLATDNLHRIFTILLLSIIHMKYKATYG, from the coding sequence ATGGGGGCACTGCCCAGCCTCATCCCCAAGCTCGCTAATCTGGCCGCCGGTGAGTACGGTCTGCAAAAGGAGGTGAAGGGGGGGATCATCTTCCTCCAGGCTGAGCTCGAGAGCATGCAAGGCGCCCTCGAGAAGATCTCCAAAGCGCCAGCAGACAAGCTTGATGACCAGGACAAGATCTGGGCAAGGAAAGTGAGGGAGATGTCCTACGACATAGAGGACACTATTGACACGTATATGGTGAAGTGCAGCGGGGGGAGGAAGCTGGCCGAACAGCATGGCTTCAAGGAAGCCATTGACCGGACCCTCAAGTGGTTCAGGCAGCCCATTATCCGCCTTAAGATTGCTAAGGAGATCAGAGAAATCAAGAGCCATGTCGAAGAGGTAGCCATGCGGCGTGATCGGTACAAGGTCAACACTGATGTTGCGAAGCCTGTGACCGTCGATCCTCGGTTACTATTTGCTCAGTATGAGGTGAAAGAGCTCGTTGGCATTGATGAGGCGAGAGAAGAGGTAATCAAGATTCTAATGGAAGGCAATAATGAAGTGTCCAAGCAGCATGGCAAGATAGTTTCTATTGTTGGGTTTGGAGGCCTGGGAAAGACTACTCTTGCCGATGTGGTGTATAAAAAGATTAGAGCACGATTTGATTGCTCAGCTTTTGTTTCTGTACCTCAGACACCTGAACTAAAGAAACTATACAAGAGGTGGCTATATGATCTTGGCAAGAGCATCAATGAAGAAACATTGGATGAGAGACGACTCATAGAAATACTGAGAGAATTCCTTCAAGACAAAAGGTACAAAAGCACTCCTTCCATCAATTTTGACATACGGAGTTTCAAAGTTTTTTTAGCCACTGATAATTTGCACCGTATTTTCACAATACTCCTTTTGTCAATTATACATATGAAGTATAAGGCTACATATGGTTAA
- the LOC120694084 gene encoding toMV susceptible protein tm-2-like encodes MCRYFVVVDDIWDITVWKRIRCALPETDVGYTIITTSHISNIAEQAGGAYKLKPLCSNNSRKLFFRRIFGNEKKDNNEEIEKCPDDELAEVSNRILKKCAGVPLAIITMASLLACKARNKLEWYEVYNTVGTGMENNMDVENMRKILSFSYYELPCHLRTCLLYLSMFPKDFEIDKDHLITMWIAEGFIQCEKQGIVRRF; translated from the coding sequence ATGTGTAGGTATTTcgttgttgttgatgacatATGGGATATCACAGTTTGGAAAAGGATTAGATGTGCTTTGCCGGAAACTGATGTTGGATACACAATTATTACAACTTCCCATATTTCTAATATTGCTGAACAAGCCGGTGGTGCTTACAAGTTGAAACCCCTTTGTTCGAACAACTCTCGGAAGCTATTTTTTAGAAGAATATTTGGTAACGAAAAGAAAGACAACAatgaagaaatagaaaaatgtcCTGATGATGAACTGGCAGAAGTATCTAACAGAATACTGAAGAAATGTGCTGGTGTGCCCTTAGCAATTATTACAATGGCTAGTTTGTTAGCTTGCAAAGCAAGAAATAAACTGGAGTGGTATGAGGTGTACAACACTGTTGGTACTGGTATGGAAAACAATATGGATGTGGAGAATATGAGAAAGATTTTGTCTTTTAGCTATTATGAGCTGCCATGCCATCTAAGGACTTGCTTGTTATATTTAAGCATGTTTCCTAAAGATTTTGAGATTGATAAGGATCATTTAATAACAATGTGGATAGCTGAAGGTTTTATCCAATGTGAGAAACAGGGGATCGTCAGAAGGTTTTGA